From a single Arthrobacter sp. SLBN-112 genomic region:
- the ctaD gene encoding aa3-type cytochrome oxidase subunit I: MTTTGQRMGGTAATAAPAVVRRSKGTIVVNWITSTDHKTIGYMYLISSFVFFCAGGVMALLIRAELFEPGMQILQTKEQYNQLFTMHGTIMLLMFATPLFAGFANVIMPLQIGAPDVAFPRLNALAFWFFLFGSTIAVSGFITPQGAASFGWFAYAPLNNTTFTPGIGGDLWVFGLALSGFGTILGSVNFITTIICMRAPGLTMWRMPIFTWNTLVTAILVLMAFPPLAAALFALGADRKFGAHIFDPDNGGAILWQHLFWFFGHPEVYIIALPFFGIVSEIFPVFSRKPLFGYKGIVYATIAIAALSVTVWAHHMYVTGAVFLPFFAFMTMLIAVPTGVKFFNWIGTMWGGSLTFETPMLWSMGFLATFLFGGLTGIILASPPMDFHVSDSYFVVAHFHYVVFGTVVFAMFAGFYFWWPKFTGTMLNERLGKIHFWMLFLGFHATFLIQHWLGVLGMPRRYADYMPEDNFSFMNQFSTVGSYLLGASLIPFFWNVYITWRAGKKVTVDDPWGFGASLEWATSCPPPRHNFTSLPRIRSERPALDLHHPELSVRVHAPVHGPAADVLGAADIGEGDVRDPNPNK, from the coding sequence ATGACCACCACAGGCCAGAGAATGGGCGGAACCGCGGCCACCGCGGCACCGGCAGTGGTCCGGCGCTCCAAAGGCACCATCGTCGTCAACTGGATCACTTCCACCGACCACAAGACCATCGGGTACATGTACCTGATCTCGTCCTTCGTGTTCTTCTGCGCCGGCGGAGTGATGGCGCTGCTGATCCGCGCCGAGCTGTTTGAGCCCGGCATGCAGATCCTGCAGACCAAGGAACAGTACAACCAGCTGTTCACCATGCACGGCACCATCATGCTGCTGATGTTCGCCACCCCGCTGTTCGCCGGATTCGCCAACGTCATCATGCCGCTGCAGATCGGCGCCCCTGACGTGGCGTTCCCCCGCCTGAACGCGCTGGCGTTCTGGTTCTTCCTGTTCGGCTCCACCATCGCCGTGTCCGGGTTCATCACCCCGCAGGGCGCCGCCTCGTTCGGCTGGTTCGCCTACGCGCCACTGAACAACACCACCTTCACCCCCGGCATCGGCGGTGACCTGTGGGTCTTCGGCCTGGCGCTGTCCGGCTTCGGCACCATCCTGGGCTCGGTCAACTTCATCACCACCATCATCTGCATGCGCGCCCCGGGGCTCACCATGTGGCGCATGCCCATCTTCACCTGGAACACACTGGTCACCGCCATCCTGGTACTGATGGCGTTCCCGCCGCTGGCCGCCGCCCTGTTCGCGCTCGGAGCCGACCGGAAGTTCGGTGCCCACATCTTCGATCCAGACAATGGCGGTGCCATCCTCTGGCAGCACCTGTTCTGGTTCTTCGGCCACCCCGAGGTGTACATCATTGCGCTGCCGTTCTTCGGCATCGTGTCCGAGATCTTCCCGGTCTTCAGCCGAAAACCCCTGTTCGGCTACAAGGGCATCGTGTACGCCACCATCGCCATTGCTGCCCTCTCGGTGACGGTGTGGGCGCACCACATGTACGTCACGGGCGCCGTGTTCCTTCCCTTCTTCGCCTTCATGACCATGCTCATCGCGGTGCCCACCGGCGTGAAGTTCTTCAACTGGATCGGCACCATGTGGGGCGGTTCGCTGACTTTCGAGACACCCATGCTGTGGAGCATGGGGTTCCTGGCCACGTTCCTCTTCGGCGGCCTGACCGGCATCATCCTGGCGTCGCCGCCCATGGACTTCCACGTCTCGGACTCCTACTTTGTGGTGGCCCACTTCCACTACGTGGTGTTCGGCACCGTGGTGTTCGCCATGTTCGCCGGGTTCTACTTCTGGTGGCCCAAGTTCACCGGCACCATGCTCAATGAACGCCTGGGCAAGATCCACTTCTGGATGCTCTTCCTGGGCTTCCACGCCACGTTCCTGATCCAGCACTGGCTCGGCGTCCTGGGTATGCCCCGCCGGTACGCGGACTACATGCCGGAGGACAACTTCAGCTTCATGAACCAGTTCTCCACCGTGGGCTCCTACCTCCTGGGGGCGTCCCTGATCCCGTTCTTCTGGAACGTCTACATCACCTGGCGGGCCGGCAAGAAGGTCACCGTGGACGATCCCTGGGGCTTCGGCGCGTCGCTGGAATGGGCTACGTCCTGCCCGCCACCCCGGCACAACTTCACCTCACTGCCCAGGATCCGCTCCGAGCGCCCTGCCCTGGACCTGCACCACCCGGAGCTGAGTGTCCGGGTGCACGCGCCGGTGCACGGCCCCGCGGCTGATGTCCTGGGTGCCGCAGATATCGGTGAAGGCGACGTCCGCGACCCCAACCCGAACAAGTAA
- a CDS encoding zinc-dependent alcohol dehydrogenase, which yields MRAMVYRGPYKIRVEEKDIPKIEHPNDAIIRVTTGAICGSDLHLYHGMMPDTRVGTTFGHEFAGVVHQVGSSVQNLIPGDRVMVPFNVYCGSCWFCARGLYSNCHNVNPNATAVGGIYGYSHTCGGYDGGQAEFVRVPFADVGPSRIPDWMDEEDAVLLTDALPTGYFGAQLGDIVEGDTVVVFGAGPVGLFAAKSAWLMGAGRVIVVDHLDYRLEKARTFAHAETFNFAEYDDIVVHLKKQTDYLGADVVIDAVGAEADGNFLQHVTASKLKLQGGSPVALNWAIDSVRKGGTVSVVGAYGPIFSAVKFGDAVNKGLTLRMNQCPVKRQWPRLFEHIRNGYLKPNELVTHRIPLEHIAEGYHMFSAKLDNIIKPLIISATA from the coding sequence ATGCGAGCAATGGTGTACCGCGGCCCGTACAAGATCCGGGTCGAAGAAAAAGACATTCCCAAAATTGAGCATCCCAATGACGCAATAATCCGGGTGACCACCGGCGCGATCTGCGGCTCGGACCTTCACCTCTACCACGGCATGATGCCGGACACCCGGGTGGGCACCACGTTTGGCCACGAGTTCGCGGGGGTGGTGCACCAGGTGGGCTCCTCGGTGCAGAACCTGATCCCCGGCGACCGCGTGATGGTTCCCTTCAACGTCTACTGCGGATCCTGCTGGTTCTGCGCCCGCGGCCTCTACTCCAACTGCCACAACGTCAACCCGAACGCGACGGCGGTGGGCGGCATCTACGGCTACTCCCACACCTGCGGAGGGTACGACGGCGGCCAGGCCGAGTTCGTCCGGGTTCCGTTCGCGGACGTTGGGCCCAGCAGGATTCCGGACTGGATGGATGAAGAGGACGCGGTGCTGCTCACCGATGCCCTGCCCACCGGCTATTTCGGCGCCCAGCTGGGCGACATCGTCGAAGGCGACACGGTGGTGGTGTTCGGCGCCGGCCCCGTGGGCCTCTTCGCCGCCAAGTCGGCCTGGCTGATGGGCGCGGGCCGGGTCATCGTGGTGGACCACCTGGACTACCGGCTGGAGAAGGCCCGCACCTTCGCGCACGCCGAAACGTTCAACTTTGCCGAGTACGACGACATCGTGGTGCACCTGAAGAAGCAGACCGACTACCTGGGTGCCGACGTGGTCATTGACGCGGTGGGGGCCGAGGCGGACGGGAACTTCCTGCAGCACGTAACCGCTTCCAAACTGAAGCTGCAGGGCGGCTCTCCGGTGGCGCTGAACTGGGCCATCGACTCGGTCCGCAAGGGCGGAACAGTGTCCGTGGTGGGTGCATACGGACCCATCTTCAGCGCAGTGAAATTCGGCGACGCCGTGAACAAGGGCCTGACGCTGCGCATGAACCAGTGCCCGGTGAAACGGCAGTGGCCGCGGCTGTTCGAGCACATCCGGAACGGGTACCTCAAGCCCAACGAGCTGGTCACGCACCGGATCCCGCTTGAGCACATCGCCGAGGGGTACCACATGTTCTCGGCCAAGCTGGACAACATCATCAAGCCCCTCATCATCTCCGCCACGGCCTGA
- a CDS encoding VIT1/CCC1 transporter family protein, with protein MSETLKLSHDEPHDSSVASRLNWLRAGVLGANDGIVSVAATVVGVAGVTNDLAPILVAGTAAVVGGAVSMALGEYVSVSSQSDSQRALIEKERQELRDDPDGELAELAHIYQAKGLSEATARTVAEELTAKDALKAHLSAELNIDEEEVVSPWHAAFASAIAFTVGAVLPMLAIIFPPEEARIPVTFVAVILALALTGTVSAKIGGSSKRKATIRLVVGGALAMAFTFAVGSLLGTTGIA; from the coding sequence ATGTCTGAAACCCTCAAGCTGAGCCACGACGAACCGCACGACAGCAGCGTGGCATCCCGCCTGAACTGGCTGCGCGCCGGCGTCCTCGGCGCGAACGACGGCATCGTCTCCGTGGCGGCAACAGTGGTGGGCGTAGCCGGCGTGACCAATGACCTGGCACCCATCCTGGTGGCAGGTACGGCCGCCGTGGTGGGCGGAGCGGTGTCCATGGCCCTGGGCGAATACGTTTCCGTCAGCAGCCAGAGTGACAGCCAGCGGGCCCTGATCGAGAAGGAACGCCAGGAACTCAGGGACGATCCCGACGGCGAACTGGCGGAACTCGCCCACATCTACCAGGCCAAGGGACTCAGTGAAGCCACGGCCCGGACAGTGGCCGAAGAACTGACGGCAAAGGATGCTTTGAAGGCCCACCTCTCCGCCGAACTGAACATTGACGAAGAGGAAGTGGTCAGCCCCTGGCACGCAGCCTTCGCCTCCGCCATCGCCTTCACCGTCGGCGCCGTACTGCCCATGCTGGCCATCATCTTCCCGCCCGAAGAGGCACGGATCCCGGTCACGTTTGTTGCCGTCATCCTGGCGCTCGCGCTGACCGGCACCGTCAGCGCCAAAATCGGCGGGAGCTCCAAGCGCAAGGCCACCATCCGGCTGGTGGTGGGCGGGGCGCTGGCCATGGCCTTCACGTTCGCGGTGGGAAGCCTGCTGGGCACCACTGGCATCGCTTAA
- a CDS encoding iron ABC transporter substrate-binding protein produces the protein MKIRNSALAGIALAATAALGLTACGGGTPSGNSSSAAASNGGASDGITVYNAQHESLTKEWVDAFTAETGIKVTMRQGSDTELSNQIIQEGQASPADVFLTENSPAMTQVENAGLFADVDKDTLAQVPAELAPSTGKWTGIAARSTVLVYNKTKLTEDQLPKSMLDLANPEWKGKWAASPTGADFQAIVSALLELKGEAATEEWLKGMKENSKAYKGNSTAMKAVNAGEVDAALIYHYYYYGDQAKTGENSSNVTPYYFKNQDPGAFLSVSGGGVLKSSKNAAAAQQFLKFITGKKGQEVLKNGTSFEYAIGSEVPANDKLVPIKDLQAPKVDAAKLNSEKVTDLMTQAGLL, from the coding sequence ATGAAGATCCGCAACAGCGCGCTGGCCGGCATCGCACTCGCCGCCACCGCAGCTCTTGGCCTGACCGCCTGCGGCGGCGGCACCCCTTCCGGCAACAGCTCCTCCGCCGCCGCCTCCAACGGCGGCGCCTCGGACGGGATCACGGTCTACAACGCCCAGCACGAGAGCCTCACCAAGGAATGGGTGGATGCCTTCACGGCGGAAACCGGCATCAAGGTGACCATGCGCCAGGGCTCGGACACGGAGCTGTCCAACCAGATCATCCAGGAAGGCCAGGCGTCCCCCGCCGACGTGTTCCTCACCGAAAACTCCCCCGCCATGACCCAGGTGGAGAACGCCGGCCTGTTCGCCGACGTCGACAAGGACACCCTGGCCCAGGTTCCGGCCGAGCTCGCGCCGTCCACCGGCAAGTGGACGGGCATCGCCGCCCGTTCCACCGTCCTGGTGTACAACAAGACCAAGCTCACCGAGGACCAGCTGCCCAAGTCCATGCTTGACCTGGCCAACCCCGAGTGGAAGGGCAAGTGGGCCGCCTCCCCCACCGGCGCTGACTTCCAGGCCATTGTCTCCGCACTGCTGGAACTGAAGGGCGAGGCCGCCACCGAGGAGTGGCTGAAGGGCATGAAGGAGAACTCCAAGGCCTACAAGGGCAACAGCACGGCCATGAAGGCCGTCAACGCCGGTGAAGTGGATGCGGCACTGATCTACCACTACTACTACTACGGCGACCAGGCCAAGACCGGCGAGAACTCCAGCAACGTCACCCCGTACTACTTCAAGAACCAGGACCCGGGCGCCTTCCTGTCCGTCTCCGGCGGCGGCGTGCTGAAGTCCTCCAAGAACGCGGCCGCAGCGCAGCAGTTCCTGAAGTTCATCACCGGCAAGAAGGGCCAGGAAGTCCTCAAGAACGGTACGTCCTTCGAGTACGCCATCGGCTCCGAGGTCCCGGCTAACGACAAGCTGGTTCCCATCAAGGACCTGCAGGCTCCCAAGGTTGACGCCGCCAAGC
- the ctaC gene encoding aa3-type cytochrome oxidase subunit II — translation MRRLAGLGAGLMVLPALTSCSDLVSRGFLPGARDTTNNTALITDLWVNSWIAALVVGIITWGLMIWVIVAYRRRKNTVGFPAQLSYNLPLEVFYLAIPLIVIGVLFVFTDREQRAIDARYPDPDVVIDVFGKQWSWDFNYVKEQVHEDAGQQAHLTGEYGTPDRLPTLYLPVGKKVELHLQSRDVQHSFWVVDFLQKRDLYPGHEQYNPYINITPNRIGEYMGKCAELCGEYHSEMLFKVRVVSQQDYDSHMADLKAKGNTGSLGEEYVRQPLSAPSPRAPEAAE, via the coding sequence ATGCGGCGCCTTGCAGGGCTGGGCGCAGGCCTCATGGTGCTGCCGGCGCTGACTTCCTGCTCGGATCTGGTTTCCCGCGGCTTCCTGCCCGGAGCCCGCGACACCACCAACAACACGGCACTGATCACCGACCTGTGGGTCAACTCCTGGATCGCCGCCCTGGTGGTGGGCATCATCACCTGGGGGCTGATGATCTGGGTCATCGTGGCGTACCGGCGCAGGAAGAACACCGTAGGGTTCCCCGCGCAACTGAGCTACAACCTTCCGCTGGAAGTGTTCTACCTGGCCATTCCGCTGATCGTCATCGGCGTCCTGTTCGTCTTCACGGACCGGGAACAGCGGGCCATCGATGCACGCTATCCCGATCCGGACGTCGTGATCGACGTCTTCGGCAAGCAATGGTCCTGGGATTTCAACTACGTCAAGGAGCAGGTGCACGAGGACGCCGGCCAGCAGGCCCACCTGACCGGCGAGTATGGCACCCCGGACCGGCTGCCCACCCTCTACCTTCCGGTGGGAAAGAAAGTGGAACTGCACCTCCAGTCCCGCGACGTCCAGCATTCGTTCTGGGTGGTGGATTTCCTGCAGAAACGCGACCTGTACCCGGGCCACGAACAGTACAACCCCTACATCAACATCACCCCCAACCGCATCGGCGAATACATGGGCAAGTGTGCCGAACTCTGCGGCGAGTACCACTCGGAAATGCTCTTCAAGGTCCGGGTGGTAAGCCAGCAGGATTATGACAGCCACATGGCCGACCTGAAGGCCAAGGGCAACACCGGCAGCCTCGGCGAGGAATACGTCAGGCAGCCGCTCTCAGCCCCGTCACCGCGGGCCCCGGAAGCAGCAGAGTAA
- a CDS encoding carbon-nitrogen hydrolase family protein, whose translation MDSESMTIAAGQFSAGTDKAKNTTAAGRLIAEAAAAGADLVVLPESSLFGTSEAATAIAAVAEDLDGPFIRSIAAFAKEQSIAVVVGTYERVESGLPYNTLVALDSQGNIRGCYRKVHLYDAFGYRESDGISAGSAEEPLVFSLGGFRFGAFTCYDLRFPESARAAVDAGADILLVPSMWIRGPGKEDHWSTLAKARAIENTAYVLAANQCGTLATGFSMAVDPAGVVVANAGEEPGLILARLSRERLEQVRRRVPVLANRRYAVVPLPEPASRSKPRR comes from the coding sequence ATGGATTCAGAGAGCATGACCATCGCGGCAGGACAGTTCAGTGCCGGCACGGATAAGGCAAAAAATACGACGGCGGCCGGGCGGCTGATTGCGGAGGCCGCGGCCGCGGGGGCGGACCTGGTGGTCCTCCCCGAGTCCAGCCTGTTCGGCACCAGCGAGGCGGCCACCGCCATTGCGGCAGTCGCGGAGGACCTGGACGGTCCCTTCATCCGGAGCATCGCGGCCTTTGCGAAGGAGCAGTCGATAGCGGTGGTGGTGGGGACCTATGAACGGGTGGAAAGCGGTCTTCCGTACAACACCCTGGTGGCTTTGGACAGCCAAGGGAACATCCGGGGCTGCTACCGGAAGGTCCACCTCTATGATGCGTTCGGGTACCGGGAAAGCGATGGCATCTCGGCGGGCAGCGCGGAGGAACCGTTGGTGTTCAGCCTTGGCGGCTTTCGGTTTGGCGCGTTCACCTGCTACGACCTGCGATTTCCGGAGAGTGCGCGGGCAGCCGTCGACGCCGGAGCGGACATCCTGCTGGTTCCCTCCATGTGGATCCGCGGACCGGGCAAGGAGGACCACTGGTCCACGCTGGCCAAGGCGCGGGCCATCGAGAACACGGCCTACGTCCTGGCGGCCAACCAGTGCGGTACCCTCGCCACCGGCTTCTCGATGGCAGTGGATCCGGCCGGGGTGGTGGTGGCCAACGCGGGTGAGGAACCGGGCCTGATCCTGGCCCGCCTCAGCCGGGAACGGCTGGAGCAGGTGCGCAGGCGGGTGCCGGTACTCGCCAACCGCCGATACGCCGTCGTACCTCTTCCGGAGCCTGCTTCACGCTCGAAGCCGCGCCGCTGA
- a CDS encoding cytochrome P450 has product MSPLPQAGIRDTVLFMLDVFLPTAAKGPLIRRPRAEAVADRLDLDRRAVARMQKLDGKYPAGPVLLRLPFRKQALVLRPDQLHRVLAETPEPFSSASSEKRGALAHFEPRNVLVSTGADRSARRALQEQALDTSSPVHRLADSFLPVIDEEADALLAAASADTGVLDWPLFTAAWHRAVRRVVFGDAARDDVELTDMLARLRKDANWSGLKPRRDNVRTEFRQRVRAGIDAAAPGSLASVMRGRPDTDPSAPSDQVPQWLFAFDAAGIAAFRALALLATHPDQAAKARQEMAGDTSGGRNLPFLRACVLESVRLWPTTPMVLRQTSRPVEWDNGTMPARCGVLVYVPYFHRDGRRLPQADSFDPGLWLQQDAVSGDPESWGVVPFSDGPARCPGRQLVLLMTSALLARLLRDNTFALESARLSPGRPLPGTLNHFALRFRVSPL; this is encoded by the coding sequence ATGAGTCCGCTACCCCAGGCCGGCATCCGCGACACAGTGTTGTTTATGCTGGACGTTTTCCTTCCGACGGCGGCCAAAGGTCCCCTGATCCGGCGGCCCCGGGCTGAGGCCGTTGCAGACCGGCTGGACCTTGACCGGCGGGCGGTGGCCCGGATGCAGAAGCTGGACGGCAAGTATCCTGCTGGACCGGTGCTGCTCCGGCTCCCCTTCCGGAAGCAGGCGCTGGTCCTGCGTCCGGATCAGCTCCACCGGGTCCTGGCCGAAACACCGGAACCTTTCTCCTCTGCGAGCAGCGAAAAACGGGGCGCACTGGCGCACTTCGAGCCCCGGAACGTCCTGGTTTCCACCGGGGCCGACAGGAGTGCCCGCCGCGCGCTGCAGGAGCAGGCGCTGGATACTTCAAGTCCGGTCCACCGGTTGGCGGACTCCTTCCTGCCGGTCATCGATGAGGAAGCCGATGCGCTGCTCGCCGCGGCAAGTGCCGATACCGGGGTCCTTGACTGGCCGTTGTTCACTGCCGCCTGGCACCGCGCCGTGCGGCGGGTGGTGTTCGGCGATGCGGCCAGGGACGACGTCGAGCTGACTGACATGCTGGCCCGGCTGCGGAAGGACGCCAACTGGTCAGGCCTGAAGCCACGAAGGGACAATGTCCGTACGGAGTTCCGCCAGCGGGTGCGTGCAGGGATCGACGCCGCTGCCCCCGGCAGCCTGGCCTCCGTGATGCGCGGCAGGCCTGACACTGACCCTTCCGCGCCAAGCGACCAGGTCCCGCAATGGCTGTTCGCCTTCGACGCGGCCGGAATAGCAGCCTTCCGGGCCCTGGCGCTCTTGGCCACGCACCCTGACCAGGCGGCGAAGGCCAGGCAGGAGATGGCCGGCGATACTTCCGGTGGCCGGAACCTGCCGTTCCTGCGCGCCTGCGTGCTGGAGTCCGTGCGCCTGTGGCCAACGACGCCCATGGTCCTTCGCCAGACCTCGCGCCCGGTCGAGTGGGACAACGGGACCATGCCGGCGCGCTGCGGCGTGCTGGTCTATGTGCCCTACTTCCACCGTGACGGCCGGCGGCTCCCCCAGGCCGATTCGTTCGATCCGGGACTCTGGCTGCAGCAGGATGCCGTATCCGGGGACCCCGAAAGCTGGGGCGTGGTCCCCTTCAGCGATGGCCCCGCGCGGTGCCCGGGCCGCCAACTGGTGTTGCTGATGACCAGCGCCCTGCTCGCCCGCCTGCTCCGTGACAACACCTTCGCCCTTGAATCCGCCCGGCTGTCCCCGGGCCGGCCGCTGCCCGGCACGCTGAACCACTTCGCGCTGAGGTTCCGGGTGTCCCCGTTATGA
- a CDS encoding GAF and ANTAR domain-containing protein, producing MTQLPLDDLTTAVARIRGLLLTEEKVDRAVALLAQAIKESLPGSPGAGVSLLDANGKRTSSAATDSLVEKLDAAQYELGEGPCLTAWAAGKVVIIDDLQTDTRWPRWQSAVASLPVRSVVSAPLMAGKEALGAFKIYSALPGQYDESTGRALALFAETAATLLAHIQGTEAPLRMAESLKASLASRDTINRACGMLMERQGISHERALQQLIQNARVSGATLVEASEQLATRVPPAGL from the coding sequence ATGACACAGTTGCCGCTGGACGATCTGACCACGGCCGTGGCCCGCATCCGCGGGCTCCTGCTGACGGAGGAGAAGGTGGACCGCGCGGTCGCACTCCTGGCCCAGGCCATCAAGGAGTCGCTGCCGGGCAGTCCAGGTGCCGGGGTGTCCTTGCTGGATGCCAACGGCAAGCGCACCAGCAGCGCCGCCACCGATTCCCTGGTGGAGAAGCTGGACGCTGCCCAGTACGAGCTGGGCGAGGGCCCCTGCCTTACGGCCTGGGCGGCCGGAAAAGTGGTCATCATCGACGACCTCCAAACCGATACCCGTTGGCCGCGATGGCAATCCGCAGTGGCGTCACTCCCGGTCCGGTCAGTGGTGAGCGCGCCGCTGATGGCCGGCAAGGAAGCGCTGGGTGCCTTCAAGATCTATTCGGCGCTGCCAGGCCAATATGACGAATCAACGGGGCGAGCCCTGGCCCTTTTTGCCGAAACTGCAGCCACCCTGCTGGCCCACATCCAGGGAACCGAAGCCCCGCTCCGGATGGCAGAAAGCCTTAAGGCGAGCTTGGCCAGCCGGGACACCATCAATCGTGCCTGCGGGATGCTGATGGAGCGGCAGGGCATCAGCCATGAACGGGCCCTACAGCAATTGATCCAAAACGCGCGGGTGTCAGGTGCCACCCTGGTTGAGGCCAGTGAGCAGCTGGCCACCAGGGTGCCGCCTGCAGGCTTGTAG
- a CDS encoding DUF2243 domain-containing protein gives MSSDSTGAAVTGAAKARAAVAPAFLLGMGLGGFVDGIVLHQLLQWHHMLTHTEAGGAKTVPGLELNTLADGMFHGAMWVLVAASAILTLRAGGSGTLSPEWAFHTGLVLLGWGVFNVLEGLVNHQLLGIHHVRDDLGGPLAWDLGFLALSAVLAAAGWLLYRTSAGRLPAGN, from the coding sequence ATGTCCAGCGACAGTACCGGCGCGGCCGTGACGGGCGCTGCCAAGGCACGTGCCGCCGTCGCGCCCGCGTTCCTGTTGGGGATGGGACTGGGCGGGTTCGTGGACGGAATCGTGCTGCACCAGCTCCTCCAGTGGCACCACATGCTCACCCACACGGAGGCCGGCGGGGCAAAGACGGTCCCCGGCCTTGAGTTGAACACGCTGGCCGACGGGATGTTCCATGGGGCCATGTGGGTGCTGGTGGCTGCCTCGGCAATCCTCACCCTCCGCGCCGGCGGGAGCGGCACCTTGTCCCCGGAATGGGCCTTCCATACCGGACTGGTGCTGCTGGGATGGGGCGTCTTCAACGTGCTCGAAGGCCTGGTGAACCACCAACTCCTGGGCATCCACCACGTCCGGGACGACCTGGGTGGGCCGCTGGCTTGGGACCTCGGGTTCCTGGCCCTGAGTGCTGTCCTGGCCGCTGCGGGCTGGTTGCTGTACCGAACCTCTGCAGGCAGGTTGCCCGCCGGCAATTAG